From Rana temporaria chromosome 7, aRanTem1.1, whole genome shotgun sequence, the proteins below share one genomic window:
- the LOC120945921 gene encoding uncharacterized protein LOC120945921, translated as MDQGNLKPVHIRSDKVRVQTGVNVTASPKLYGYSAAQGQGKGRSLVPVSGRVSGSKSPNSGPPGGAGTRGILPCLYSKKTIGKIQDDPEPPTSEQICEVQKVQDGVDLYGNKMSVPRVLHGNPGSQGRLPAYSHTPRLPKISQGGCKGGCKDSTFPVPSSPLWAILISENLYEGSSRGPCPSKRQSDHCDPISGRSAVRCRISSTARERSADSTGFSLLTRMDYQPRQITVDPIPGGRVPRVQDLFGREKDLSPRREDCQSESSSSPVTVQSADFGQGSDEGAGIHDIMFSSSSLGKVSPTSFTGTYASSLEWSKPGLRSTDPNLRQSKKDTVVVANTPQSEQRSRLDLPCGKNSNYRRQCLGVGSPLGRGSSSGSLVSLRSRPLFKPKGALGDPKDDRVISEKHSRKAPASSHRQRSGCRVLEQAGRDKKSCSSGDIQQDPLLGRSQLVFANSCPPKGHSEFSGRLLKSPAIKAGRVVPERGGVLSDNTEMGSSRGRSVCFRTEQESNTVLFNSPKRPGLKDRCLFRSLEVQHLLRFPSSEDDCSSTSKIPDGRNRSNFNHAFLAKETLVCNFEETECSPPISPSSPEGFDFTGSNSAPTGRQTKPNCVVSEEQLLRAQGFSERVIKTLLQCRKPVTRAIYAKYWKRFCSWLKEQGLDQPGIPAILDFLQAGVELGLSPSTLKVQVAALSIFLQDSLQQNPFVKSFFKALSRSKPARVTACPSWDLSLVLKALSESPFEPLEESVLKWVTLKTVLLVAVTSARRVSELQALSIKEPFLLIFEDRIILKTDPSFLPKVVSKFHRTQDIVLPSFCSTSSSEVASPNSLDVRRCLLIYLEASKIFRKSDSLFVNFSGSKKGQKASKSSIARWIRMAIGKAYELQGKQAPFVKAHSTRAVSSSWAERAGASPEEICKAATWSSYTTFAKHYRLDLMSEKDQAFGRRVLQAVAPP; from the coding sequence ATGGACCAAGGCAACCTCAAGCCCGTTCATATTAGATCTGATAAAGTTCGGGTACAAACTGGAGTTAACGTCACTGCCTCACCTAAACTTTATGGTTACTCAGCCGCCCAGGGACAGGGCAAAGGCAGAAGCCTTGTTCCTGTCTCTGGGAGAGTTAGTGGATCAAAGAGTCCTAATTCAGGTCCCCCAGGAGGAGCAGGGACAAGGGGTATACTCCCATGTCTTTATAGTAAAAAAACCATCGGGAAAATTCAGGATGATCCTGAACCTCCGACCTCTGAACAAATTTGTGAAGTAcaaaaggttcaggatggagtcgatcttTACGGTAACAAGATGTCTGTTCCCAGGGTGTTACATGGCAACCCTGGATCTCAGGGACGCTTACCTGCATATTCCCATACACCCAGATTACCAAAGATTTCTCAGGGTGGCTGTAAGGGTGGATGCAAGGATTCAACATTTCCAGTTCCAAGCTCTCCCCTTTGGGCTATCCTCATCTCCGAGAATCTTTACGAAGGTTCTAGCAGAGGCCCTTGCCCCTCTAAGAGACAAAGCGATCACTGTGATcccatatctggacgatctgctgTTCGTTGCAGGATCAGTTCAACAGCTAGAGAAAGATCTGCAGATAGCACAGGATTTTCTCTCCTCACTCGGATGGATTATCAACCGAGACAAATCACAGTTGATCCCATCCCAGGAGGTCGTGTACCTAGGGTACAGGATCTCTTCGGTAGAGAAAAAGATTTATCTCCCCGAAGAGAAGATTGCCAAAGTGAATCAAGCAGTAGCCCTGTTACAGTCCAATCAGCCGACTTCGGTCAGGGAAGTGATGAGGGTGCTGGGATTCATGACATCATGTTTTCCAGCAGTTCCTTGGGCAAGGTTTCACCAACGTCCTTTACAGGAACTTATGCTTCGTCTCTGGAGTGGTCAAAGCCAGGACTTAGAAGTACCGATCCTAATCTCAGACAGAGTAAAAAAGACACTGTGGTGGTGGCGAACACACCACAATCTGAGCAAAGGTCTAGATTGGACCTTCCCTGTGGAAAGAATAGTAACTACAGACGCCAgtgcctgggggtggggagcccacttGGAAGAGGAAGTAGCTCAGGGAGCTTGGTCTCCCTCAGAAGCAGGCCGCTCTTCAAACCAAAGGGAGCTCTTGGCGATCCTAAGGACGATCGAGTCATTTCAGAGAAGCATAGTAGGAAGGCACCTGCAAGTTCGCACAGACAACGCAGCGGCTGTCGCGTACTTGAACAAGCAGGGAGGGACAAGAAGTCCTGCTCTTCAGGAGATATCCAGCAGGATCCTCTCCTGGGCAGAAGCCAACTTGTCTTCGCTAACAGCTGTCCACCTAAAGGGCACTCAGAATTTTCTGGCAGATTACTTAAGTCGCCAGCCATTAAGGCAGGACGAGTGGTCCCTGAACGAGGAGGTGTTCTCTCAGATAATACAGAGATGGGGTCTTCCAGAGGTAGATCTGTTTGCTTCCGAACAGAACAGGAAAGTAACACAGTTCTTTTCAATTCACCCAAGAGACCAGGCCTTAAGGATAGATGCCTTTTCCGGTCCTTGGAGGTTCAACATCTGCTACGCTTTCCCTCCAGTGAGGATGATTGCAGCAGTACTTCAAAAATTCCGGACGGAAGAAACAGATCTAATTTTAATCACGCCTTTTTGGCCAAAGAGACCCTGGTTTGCAATTTTGAAGAAACTGAGTGTTCTCCCCCCATTTCACCTTCCAGTCCGGAAGGATTTGATTTCACAGGGTCCAATTCTGCACCCACAGGTAGACAGACTAAACCTAACTGCGTGGTTTCTGAGGAACAGTTATTAAGAGCGCAGGGTTTCTCTGAAAGGGTCATAAAGACCTTGTTGCAGTGCAGGAAACCAGTAACAAGGGCAATTTATGCAAAATACTGGAAGAGATTTTGCTCATGGTTAAAAGAACAGGGTTTGGACCAACCTGGGATTCCAGCTATCTTAGACTTCTTGCAAGCTGGCGTGGAATTAGGGCTCTCCCCTAGCACCTTAAAAGTACAGGTGGCAGCTCTTAGTATCTTTCTACAGGATTCCCTACAGCAGAACCCATTTGTTAAAAGTTTTTTCAAAGCATTGTCAAGATCAAAGCCAGCAAGAgtaacagcctgtccttcttgggaTCTTTCTTTGGTGCTTAAGGCACTGTCAGAGAGTCCATtcgaacctctggaggaatccgtCCTTAAATGGGTTACACTTAAGACAGTACTTTTGGTAGCAGTCACTTCAGCCAGACGGGTGAGTGAGCTTCAGGCTCTTTCCATTAAGGAACCATTTTTGTTGATTTTTGAGGATAGAattattttgaaaacagatcccagtTTTCTCCCAAAGGTAGTATCCAAATTTCACAGGACACAGGACATTGTCCTACCTTCTTTTTGTTCCACCTCAAGCTCTGAGGTAGCATCCCCAAATTCACTAGATGTCAGGAGATGCCTCTTAATTTATTTAGAAGCTTCCAAGATTTTTAGGAAGTCTGATTCTCTTTTTGTGAATTTTTCGGGAAgtaaaaaaggacaaaaagcgtCTAAATCTTCCATTGCTAGATGGATCAGGATGGCAATAGGAAAGGCTTATGAGTTACAGGGCAAACAGGCCCCGTTTGTTAAGGCACACTCAACTAGAGCTGTTTCGAGTTCATGGGCAGAGAGGGCCGGAGCTTCTCCAGAAGagatttgcaaggcggcaacgtgGTCAAGTTATACTACTTTCGCCAAGCACTATCGCCTGGATTTGATGTCTGAGAAGGATCAGGCATTTGGCAGAAGGGTCCTCCAAGCAGTAGCCCCACCCTGA